In Streptomyces sp. NBC_01717, one DNA window encodes the following:
- a CDS encoding APC family permease — MTQLDARPRAGDAVRDTAPADGGVRGKGLGGNSVGLMGSAVIGISTVAPVYCLTSTLGSTAGEVGLQMPAVFLAGFLPMLLVAFAYRELNKVMPDCGTSFTWTVKAFGPRIGWMCGWGLVIATIIVLSNLAGVATSYFWLLAGEITGSDSIAALDDSKPVHILTCLLLIAAATAISYRGMTTTKGIQYALVGLQLVVLALFVAMAVQKGTSGDFATSAGFSWSWLNPFAVKSFAAFTAGLSLSIFMFWGWDTCLTANEETTGSEKTPGRAALIAMVVLVGSYLATAVAAQMAVGSGATGPGLADPDTSDNVFAALAGPVMGPGLGVLLFVAVLASAAASLQTTFIPVARTVLAMSTYEALPASYARVHPRFRTPGKATVTAGVATGVFYTVMTLVSEHVLVDTIYALGLMICFYYALTAFACAWYFRAELTRSARELVFKGLFPVVGGVLLTAVFSKTLYDMWDPAYGSGSSVLGVGSVFVIGVGLLLLGVVLMLVMQRRSPSFFRGDVLTKETPALVVED; from the coding sequence ATGACTCAGCTGGACGCGCGGCCCCGGGCCGGAGACGCGGTACGGGACACCGCCCCGGCCGACGGCGGTGTACGCGGCAAGGGGCTCGGCGGGAACTCCGTCGGCCTGATGGGCAGCGCCGTCATCGGTATCTCGACCGTGGCTCCCGTCTACTGCCTGACGTCCACCCTCGGCTCCACCGCGGGCGAGGTCGGCCTCCAGATGCCCGCTGTCTTCCTGGCCGGTTTCCTGCCGATGCTGCTGGTCGCGTTTGCGTACCGCGAACTCAACAAGGTCATGCCGGACTGCGGCACCTCCTTCACCTGGACGGTGAAGGCGTTCGGCCCGCGCATCGGCTGGATGTGCGGCTGGGGCCTGGTCATCGCGACGATCATCGTCCTGTCGAACCTGGCAGGCGTGGCGACCTCGTACTTCTGGCTGCTCGCCGGTGAGATCACCGGCAGTGACTCGATCGCCGCGCTGGACGACAGCAAGCCCGTCCACATCCTCACCTGTCTCCTCCTGATCGCGGCCGCCACCGCGATCAGCTACCGGGGGATGACCACCACGAAGGGCATCCAGTACGCGCTGGTGGGACTCCAACTCGTGGTCCTCGCCCTGTTCGTGGCGATGGCGGTACAGAAGGGGACGAGCGGCGACTTCGCGACGTCGGCCGGCTTCTCGTGGTCGTGGCTGAACCCGTTCGCCGTGAAGTCCTTCGCGGCCTTCACCGCGGGCCTGTCGCTGTCGATCTTCATGTTCTGGGGCTGGGACACCTGTCTGACCGCCAATGAGGAGACGACCGGCAGCGAGAAGACGCCGGGGCGCGCCGCCCTCATCGCCATGGTCGTCCTGGTGGGTTCCTACCTCGCCACTGCCGTCGCCGCCCAGATGGCCGTCGGCTCCGGCGCCACCGGTCCCGGCCTGGCCGACCCGGACACCTCCGACAACGTCTTCGCCGCACTCGCCGGCCCGGTCATGGGCCCCGGCCTCGGCGTCCTGCTCTTCGTCGCCGTCCTCGCCTCGGCCGCCGCGAGTCTGCAGACCACGTTCATCCCGGTGGCCCGCACGGTGCTGGCGATGTCCACGTACGAGGCCCTGCCCGCCTCGTACGCCCGCGTCCACCCGCGCTTCAGGACCCCGGGGAAGGCGACCGTCACGGCGGGCGTCGCCACCGGTGTCTTCTACACAGTCATGACCCTGGTCAGCGAGCACGTCCTGGTCGACACGATCTACGCGCTCGGCCTCATGATCTGCTTCTACTACGCGCTGACGGCCTTCGCCTGCGCCTGGTACTTCCGCGCCGAACTCACCCGTTCCGCCCGGGAGCTGGTCTTCAAGGGCCTCTTCCCGGTCGTCGGCGGCGTGCTGCTCACCGCGGTGTTCTCCAAGACCCTCTACGACATGTGGGACCCGGCCTACGGCTCCGGCTCGTCGGTCCTCGGCGTCGGCTCGGTGTTCGTGATCGGCGTAGGGCTGCTGCTGCTCGGCGTGGTCCTGATGCTGGTGATGCAGCGCAGGAGCCCTTCGTTCTTCCGCGGGGACGTGCTGACGAAGGAGACTCCCGCGCTGGTCGTCGAGGACTGA
- a CDS encoding siderophore-interacting protein, producing the protein MGHGWEGVVLKLMRGRDFEFTVTGAEQVTDDFRRVHLTDGGLLAATGGAHPTMWVRIWFEQAGKPHQRAYTLVDPDPAAGTFGLEFALHDGAASDWARKAQPGDTIEATLQGTGFALPEPRPARLFVIGDPASLPAINSLLDAVPRTPATIWFETTHDSDEELPFRLDPDCHTLHRVPRRDAGARLVDEVRAALPALLGDPSEAYVWIACDTATTRSLATYVRKELAVAKERVNALGYWRTTA; encoded by the coding sequence GTGGGGCATGGCTGGGAGGGCGTCGTCCTCAAGCTGATGCGCGGGAGGGACTTCGAGTTCACCGTGACCGGGGCCGAACAGGTCACCGACGACTTCCGCCGGGTGCATCTGACCGACGGCGGGCTGCTCGCCGCCACCGGCGGCGCGCACCCGACGATGTGGGTCAGGATCTGGTTCGAGCAGGCGGGCAAACCGCACCAGCGCGCTTACACCCTGGTCGATCCGGACCCGGCCGCCGGGACGTTCGGTCTCGAATTCGCCCTGCACGACGGCGCCGCGAGCGACTGGGCACGGAAGGCGCAGCCCGGCGACACGATCGAGGCGACGCTCCAGGGCACCGGCTTCGCCCTGCCCGAGCCGCGGCCCGCCCGGCTCTTCGTGATCGGCGACCCGGCCTCCCTGCCCGCGATCAACTCCCTGCTGGACGCGGTCCCGCGGACCCCGGCGACGATCTGGTTCGAGACGACGCACGACTCCGACGAGGAACTGCCGTTCCGGCTGGACCCGGACTGCCACACCCTGCACAGGGTCCCGCGCCGCGACGCGGGCGCCCGCCTGGTCGACGAGGTGAGGGCCGCGCTGCCCGCACTGCTCGGTGACCCTTCGGAGGCGTACGTCTGGATCGCCTGCGACACGGCGACGACGCGCTCGCTGGCCACGTACGTACGCAAGGAACTGGCCGTCGCCAAGGAACGGGTGAACGCGCTGGGTTACTGGCGCACGACTGCCTGA
- a CDS encoding GNAT family N-acetyltransferase, which translates to MGAEESSEGGNGMHNEVYRDDWGIPHLRAAGARELAHAQGRNAALDRAWQIEVERHRAQGTTAAFLGADAVEWDRFARRARLDDTARRCFERLAPETADWVRAYVDGVNAGLGEGAGGAPEFAAAGLAPGTWQPWTPLGVWLATHILFAGFPTKLWREEVARRLGDDAIELFATDGPGTSGSNGWLVTSERTATGAPIIAGDPHRFIEDPGVYQQIRLACPEFDVVGLAVPGVPGIAHFGHTGEVAWAITNAMADYQDLYRERLRRTPAGGVQALGPDGWEPAASHTETIEVAGAAAVTVEVVETACGPVISGGPDTGEEAVSLRHPPRVTGELGFDALPALLRARTVADLDVALDRWVEPVNVVLAADTTGATLHRVAGHVPLRPHTNRLRTVPAWDAAYAWRTCRAPMVRADVHGTAVMANQRGIAAPLGVEFAPPHRADRIQELLDESARWTAKDMAAIHMDAHLASAEPLLGLLEEVAELDGPEAVRQRDRLLRWDRRMDADSTDATLYAALRAEVVHRLADHPALAPLHGSAHSDPYPELFHPWLATVPRIAYALEGLLTGEDGPLTHADRVAVVAGAMERVADAEVTRPWGELHRLSPWQALPGADSDESRPGLAGDHDCVLSTSSVPGVTDRSARGPAARYAWDLARREDSLWVVPFGASGVPGGAHHRDQLPLWVRGELVPVVTDWNLLHREEERRDVSAETSAGARGESAVFERKVDGFGAVSLVPVDPARDLDVLHAWVTEDRARFWGMGGYSREQVLETYEFLDSLTTHHAYLAYRGGVPCALFQTYEPDADPLGECYDVQPGDHGVHLLIGPTGTAGPEAGFTGALLSVLIDYIFSDPAHLRIVVEPDARNAKGIARMVRAGFELGPEIDKPEKRARLAFLSRAAAAGA; encoded by the coding sequence ATGGGGGCTGAGGAGTCGAGCGAGGGCGGGAACGGCATGCACAACGAGGTCTACCGGGACGACTGGGGCATACCCCACCTGCGAGCAGCCGGGGCCCGCGAACTCGCCCATGCCCAGGGGCGCAACGCCGCCCTGGACCGCGCCTGGCAGATCGAGGTCGAACGCCACCGGGCACAGGGCACGACGGCCGCTTTCCTCGGCGCGGACGCCGTGGAGTGGGACCGGTTCGCCCGCCGGGCCCGGCTGGACGACACCGCCCGCCGCTGCTTCGAGCGCCTCGCTCCGGAGACCGCCGACTGGGTGCGGGCGTACGTCGACGGCGTCAACGCGGGACTGGGCGAAGGAGCTGGAGGAGCGCCCGAGTTCGCCGCCGCCGGACTCGCGCCGGGCACCTGGCAGCCGTGGACCCCGCTGGGTGTCTGGCTCGCCACCCACATCCTGTTCGCGGGATTCCCCACCAAGCTCTGGCGCGAGGAGGTCGCCCGCCGACTGGGCGACGACGCGATCGAACTCTTCGCCACCGACGGCCCCGGCACCTCCGGCAGCAACGGCTGGCTCGTCACCTCCGAGCGCACCGCGACCGGGGCGCCGATCATCGCGGGCGACCCGCACCGGTTCATCGAGGACCCCGGCGTCTACCAGCAGATCCGGCTCGCCTGCCCCGAGTTCGACGTGGTGGGCCTCGCCGTCCCCGGCGTTCCCGGCATCGCGCACTTCGGTCACACCGGGGAGGTGGCCTGGGCGATCACCAATGCCATGGCCGACTACCAGGACCTCTACCGGGAACGGCTGCGACGTACGCCCGCCGGTGGGGTGCAGGCGCTCGGCCCCGACGGCTGGGAGCCGGCCGCCTCCCACACCGAGACCATCGAGGTGGCGGGGGCCGCCGCCGTGACCGTCGAGGTCGTCGAGACCGCCTGCGGGCCGGTGATCAGCGGCGGACCGGACACCGGCGAGGAAGCCGTCAGCCTCCGCCACCCGCCCCGCGTCACCGGCGAACTCGGCTTCGACGCCCTGCCCGCACTGCTCCGCGCCCGCACGGTCGCCGACCTCGACGTCGCCCTGGACCGCTGGGTGGAGCCCGTCAATGTGGTCCTGGCGGCGGACACGACAGGTGCGACGCTGCACCGGGTCGCCGGACATGTGCCCCTGCGCCCGCACACGAACCGGCTGCGCACCGTGCCCGCCTGGGACGCCGCGTACGCCTGGCGGACCTGCCGCGCCCCGATGGTGCGCGCGGACGTCCACGGCACGGCGGTGATGGCCAACCAGCGCGGGATCGCCGCCCCGCTCGGCGTCGAGTTCGCACCCCCGCACCGCGCCGACCGGATTCAGGAACTGCTCGACGAGTCCGCCCGCTGGACCGCCAAGGACATGGCGGCAATCCACATGGACGCCCATCTCGCGTCCGCCGAACCCCTGTTGGGGCTGTTGGAAGAGGTGGCGGAGCTCGATGGCCCGGAGGCCGTACGGCAGCGCGACCGGCTGCTGCGCTGGGACCGGCGGATGGACGCCGACAGCACGGACGCCACGCTGTACGCGGCGCTGCGCGCCGAGGTCGTGCACCGGCTGGCGGACCATCCCGCGCTCGCTCCGCTGCACGGTTCGGCGCACTCGGATCCGTACCCGGAACTGTTCCACCCGTGGCTGGCGACGGTGCCGAGGATCGCTTACGCCCTGGAGGGCCTGCTGACGGGGGAGGACGGGCCGCTGACGCACGCGGACCGGGTGGCGGTGGTCGCGGGCGCGATGGAGCGCGTCGCGGACGCGGAAGTGACACGTCCCTGGGGTGAGTTGCACCGGCTCTCGCCCTGGCAGGCGCTGCCAGGCGCCGACTCCGACGAAAGCCGGCCGGGGCTCGCGGGCGACCACGACTGTGTGCTGTCCACGTCCAGCGTCCCCGGCGTCACCGACCGCAGCGCCCGCGGCCCCGCCGCCCGCTACGCGTGGGACCTGGCGCGGCGCGAGGACAGCCTCTGGGTGGTCCCGTTCGGGGCGTCCGGAGTCCCCGGGGGCGCGCACCACCGTGATCAACTGCCGCTGTGGGTACGGGGGGAGCTCGTCCCCGTCGTCACGGACTGGAATCTGCTGCACCGAGAAGAGGAGAGACGTGACGTGAGTGCTGAGACAAGTGCCGGGGCGAGAGGCGAGTCCGCCGTGTTCGAACGGAAGGTCGACGGCTTCGGCGCCGTATCCCTCGTCCCCGTCGACCCGGCCCGCGACCTCGACGTGCTCCACGCCTGGGTCACCGAGGACCGCGCCCGCTTCTGGGGCATGGGCGGGTACAGTCGCGAACAGGTCCTGGAGACCTACGAGTTCCTGGACTCGCTCACCACGCACCACGCCTACCTCGCGTACCGCGGCGGCGTCCCGTGCGCTCTCTTCCAGACGTACGAGCCGGACGCCGACCCGCTCGGCGAGTGTTACGACGTACAGCCCGGCGACCACGGTGTCCACCTGCTGATCGGGCCCACCGGCACCGCCGGGCCCGAAGCGGGCTTCACCGGTGCGCTGCTCTCCGTACTCATCGACTACATCTTCAGCGACCCCGCCCATCTGCGGATCGTCGTCGAGCCCGACGCCCGCAACGCGAAGGGGATCGCCCGGATGGTCCGGGCCGGCTTCGAGCTGGGCCCGGAGATCGACAAGCCGGAGAAGCGGGCCCGGCTGGCGTTCCTGAGCCGGGCGGCTGCCGCGGGGGCATAG
- a CDS encoding DNA polymerase ligase N-terminal domain-containing protein gives MTGENDDRLRDYRGKRHFDMTEEPRGDDGRTGAAPCFVVQIHQARRMHFDFRLEVDGVLKSWAVPRGPSENPREKRLAVPTEDHPLEYRTFEGVIAKGEYGGGTVIVWDQGTYRPLSHDRWGAPVPFEQSLEDGHATFWLDGTKLHGEFALTRFKGTGESGAPGEEIWLLIKARDGRATHDGPGTPDPYRARSARTGRTLQQVAAEEGGGPS, from the coding sequence ATGACCGGCGAAAACGACGACCGGCTCCGGGACTACCGCGGCAAACGGCACTTCGACATGACTGAGGAGCCACGCGGCGACGACGGACGGACGGGGGCAGCCCCCTGCTTCGTCGTCCAGATCCACCAGGCGCGGCGCATGCATTTCGACTTCCGCCTGGAGGTCGACGGCGTACTGAAGTCATGGGCGGTGCCGCGCGGCCCTTCGGAGAACCCGCGCGAGAAGCGGTTGGCCGTCCCCACGGAGGACCACCCGCTGGAGTACCGCACGTTCGAGGGAGTCATCGCGAAGGGCGAGTACGGCGGCGGCACGGTGATCGTCTGGGACCAGGGCACCTACCGGCCGCTCAGTCACGACCGCTGGGGCGCACCTGTGCCGTTCGAACAGTCCCTGGAGGACGGGCACGCGACCTTCTGGCTCGACGGCACCAAGCTGCACGGCGAGTTCGCCCTCACCCGTTTCAAGGGCACCGGTGAGAGCGGTGCCCCGGGCGAGGAGATATGGCTGCTGATCAAGGCCAGGGACGGGCGCGCCACCCATGACGGGCCCGGCACGCCCGACCCCTACCGGGCGCGTTCGGCCCGTACGGGGCGCACCCTGCAGCAGGTCGCCGCCGAGGAAGGGGGCGGGCCTTCATGA
- a CDS encoding MFS transporter, whose translation MRRGNGSGEPETRNGRQGLPARLRNPPGGRNARVMLLALALDRTGSGLWAASSVLYLTFVTQLNAQQIGVLLGVAGVAGIAGSPLAGRLAGRFPVRPLLIGCHLLRLVTLVLVLVCDGFEALLPVIAVTYLGDRAAKMLEMLFATRTAGEQRAAYQALSRSVANGGYALGAGIAAIGLAVGTGDAYRALILGDALSFVVAAALVWRTSEPRDKAIEVARSDGSAAGVPAGKRPPVRRANPWRDRGYLTFVLLDIPMNLDDSILNVGLPLWLVNRTSAPHALAPAFLIINTVMVVVLQISVSARAEGPRRATRAVLLYGAMMFVCCAFLAVATRGGTWVATAVLLAAALVVTLAELMRSVSSWELAVLLAPQDSRAEYLGVAGMSQSIQKSAGPPLLTGAVMAAGPAGWLVLGALVAGLSVVQRRACTRRLRALAAPAPKPTALAPTP comes from the coding sequence ATGCGGCGCGGCAACGGGAGCGGGGAACCGGAGACCCGGAATGGCCGGCAGGGTCTGCCGGCCCGGCTGCGCAATCCGCCGGGCGGCCGCAACGCGCGGGTCATGCTGCTCGCTCTCGCCCTGGACCGGACCGGCTCGGGGCTGTGGGCCGCGTCCTCGGTCCTGTATCTCACCTTCGTGACGCAGCTGAACGCCCAACAGATCGGCGTCCTGCTGGGCGTGGCCGGAGTGGCGGGCATCGCCGGCTCACCGCTGGCCGGACGTCTGGCCGGCCGCTTCCCGGTGCGCCCGCTGCTGATCGGCTGTCACCTGCTCCGCCTGGTGACGCTCGTCCTGGTGCTGGTGTGCGACGGCTTCGAGGCGCTGCTGCCCGTCATCGCCGTCACGTACCTCGGCGACAGGGCGGCGAAGATGCTGGAGATGCTGTTCGCCACCAGGACGGCGGGCGAGCAGCGTGCGGCCTACCAGGCGCTCTCCCGCAGCGTGGCCAACGGGGGATATGCCCTGGGAGCGGGGATTGCGGCCATCGGCCTGGCCGTGGGGACCGGCGACGCCTACCGGGCCCTGATCCTGGGCGACGCGCTGTCCTTCGTCGTCGCCGCGGCGCTGGTGTGGCGCACGAGCGAGCCGCGGGACAAGGCCATCGAGGTGGCACGGTCCGACGGCTCGGCAGCCGGGGTCCCGGCCGGGAAGCGGCCGCCCGTCCGCAGGGCCAACCCGTGGCGGGACCGTGGCTATCTCACGTTCGTGCTGCTGGACATCCCGATGAACCTCGACGACTCCATCCTCAACGTCGGTCTGCCGCTGTGGCTCGTGAACCGCACCTCGGCGCCGCACGCCCTCGCCCCGGCCTTCCTGATCATCAACACCGTGATGGTCGTGGTGCTGCAGATCAGCGTGTCGGCGCGGGCCGAGGGTCCGCGCCGGGCCACCCGGGCGGTGCTGCTGTACGGGGCCATGATGTTCGTCTGCTGTGCGTTCCTGGCAGTGGCCACCCGGGGCGGGACCTGGGTGGCCACTGCAGTGCTGCTCGCCGCGGCGCTGGTGGTCACCCTGGCGGAGCTGATGCGCTCGGTGAGTTCCTGGGAGCTGGCGGTCCTCCTCGCCCCCCAGGACTCCCGCGCCGAGTATCTGGGGGTGGCGGGGATGTCCCAGTCCATCCAGAAGTCCGCCGGGCCACCGCTGCTGACCGGTGCCGTGATGGCTGCCGGGCCGGCGGGCTGGCTGGTGCTGGGCGCACTGGTCGCGGGCCTCTCGGTCGTGCAACGACGAGCCTGCACGCGACGGCTTCGTGCTCTCGCGGCGCCGGCCCCGAAGCCGACCGCCCTCGCGCCGACCCCCTGA
- a CDS encoding CehA/McbA family metallohydrolase, whose product MTGSHTPQNGPLGRRGLLVGTAATALTLSTVSFANAAPGKNDGKGGGTDQDDVTKTVRGTLPTGSPDFVYLPVEVPRGVREIAVSYTYEKTPVPAGTQGNALDIGIFDERGTGLGGRGFRGWSGGARGDFFIRADEATPGYVAGPVRAGTWNIALGPYTVAPEGLPYEVTITLRFGEPGTTPTPVYPPERAKGRGRAWYRGDCHLHSVHSDGKRTPAEIATAARAAGLDFINSSEHNTHAAHSAWQGLWGDDLLILTGEEITTRNGHVIALATDPGTFVDWRYRARDNRFGHYAKAVRRAGGLVVPAHPHATCIGCHWKFGFGEADAVEVWNGPYTPEDEIALAEWDNSLVAAVRASKPWVPAMGNSDAHREPDKVGLPQTVVLAEELSRDAIVAGIRSGHSYIAESSAVSLSFGASGGRGGHAGIGERLRADADSPVTVRLEVTGAPGCTAHFVTDQGTLFTTALPESGAGTVEWRTTPAYAAYVRAEVRHPSTVPGLPGALAALTNPVFLEGQSFVRP is encoded by the coding sequence ATGACCGGATCGCACACCCCGCAGAACGGCCCGCTCGGCAGGCGCGGCCTACTCGTCGGGACAGCCGCCACCGCCCTAACGTTGTCCACTGTGAGCTTCGCGAACGCCGCGCCCGGCAAGAACGACGGCAAGGGTGGCGGTACGGACCAGGACGATGTGACGAAGACCGTGCGCGGCACCCTGCCGACCGGGTCGCCCGACTTCGTCTATCTGCCGGTCGAAGTGCCGCGCGGAGTACGGGAGATCGCCGTCTCGTACACGTACGAGAAGACGCCCGTCCCGGCCGGCACCCAGGGCAACGCCCTCGACATCGGCATCTTCGACGAGCGCGGCACGGGGCTGGGCGGGCGCGGATTCCGCGGCTGGTCCGGCGGGGCGCGTGGCGACTTCTTCATCCGGGCGGACGAGGCGACGCCCGGTTATGTCGCGGGTCCGGTACGGGCCGGGACCTGGAACATCGCGCTGGGCCCGTACACCGTCGCGCCCGAAGGGCTCCCGTACGAGGTGACGATCACCCTCCGCTTCGGCGAGCCCGGCACCACGCCGACGCCCGTGTACCCGCCCGAGCGCGCCAAGGGCCGGGGCCGCGCCTGGTACCGCGGCGACTGCCATCTGCACTCCGTCCACTCGGACGGCAAGCGCACCCCCGCCGAGATCGCCACCGCCGCACGCGCCGCCGGGCTCGACTTCATCAACAGCAGCGAGCACAACACCCACGCCGCGCACAGCGCGTGGCAGGGGCTGTGGGGCGACGACCTGCTCATCCTGACGGGCGAGGAGATCACCACCCGCAACGGCCATGTGATCGCGCTCGCCACGGACCCGGGCACCTTCGTCGACTGGCGCTACCGGGCCCGCGACAACCGCTTCGGGCATTACGCGAAGGCCGTCCGCCGGGCGGGCGGTCTGGTGGTCCCCGCCCATCCGCACGCCACCTGCATCGGCTGCCACTGGAAGTTCGGCTTCGGTGAGGCGGACGCGGTGGAGGTGTGGAACGGGCCGTACACCCCGGAGGACGAGATCGCGCTCGCCGAGTGGGACAACTCCCTCGTGGCGGCCGTCCGCGCGTCGAAGCCGTGGGTCCCGGCGATGGGCAACAGCGACGCGCACCGCGAGCCGGACAAGGTGGGGCTGCCGCAGACCGTCGTCCTCGCCGAGGAACTCTCGCGCGACGCGATCGTCGCGGGCATCCGGTCCGGGCACTCGTACATCGCCGAGTCGTCCGCCGTCAGCCTCTCCTTCGGCGCCTCGGGCGGGCGGGGCGGCCACGCGGGCATCGGTGAGCGGCTGCGGGCCGACGCGGACAGCCCGGTCACGGTACGGCTGGAGGTGACCGGGGCGCCCGGGTGCACCGCCCACTTCGTCACGGACCAGGGCACGCTGTTCACCACAGCGCTGCCGGAGTCGGGTGCGGGCACGGTGGAGTGGCGTACGACTCCGGCGTACGCCGCCTATGTCCGCGCCGAGGTCCGCCACCCGTCGACCGTGCCGGGGCTGCCGGGAGCACTGGCGGCGCTCACCAACCCGGTGTTTCTGGAGGGTCAGAGCTTTGTCCGGCCCTGA
- a CDS encoding LLM class F420-dependent oxidoreductase: protein MRIATTIFLTDETIAPVRLARELEQRGFAGLYLPEHTHIPVTRDTPYPAGGELPPEYGRTLDPFVALGQAAAVTEHLALGTGITLIAQHDPIDLAKQIATLDHLSGGRFTLGLGFGWNVEEAADHGVTWSTRRELVRDRMALMRALWADEPTGYEGEFGSVRASHAHPKPVRKPRGPVSGPRTLIGGAAGPKLFAHIAEYADGWLPIGGRGLTESVPVLRAAWGSAGRDPEQLQVVPYAVLPSAGKLAHYAELGIEEVVLQLPPADESEVLRTLDGYAQYL from the coding sequence ATGCGGATCGCCACAACGATCTTCCTCACCGACGAGACGATCGCGCCGGTACGGCTCGCGCGCGAACTCGAACAGCGCGGATTCGCCGGGCTCTATCTGCCCGAACACACCCACATCCCGGTGACCAGGGACACTCCGTACCCGGCGGGCGGCGAACTTCCGCCCGAGTACGGCCGCACCCTCGACCCGTTCGTCGCCCTCGGCCAGGCCGCCGCGGTCACGGAACACCTCGCGCTCGGCACCGGCATCACGCTGATCGCCCAGCACGACCCGATCGACCTGGCGAAGCAGATCGCCACCCTCGACCATCTCTCCGGCGGCCGGTTCACGCTCGGCCTCGGCTTCGGCTGGAACGTAGAGGAGGCCGCGGACCACGGGGTGACCTGGTCGACGCGGCGGGAGCTGGTCCGCGACCGGATGGCGCTGATGCGCGCCCTGTGGGCGGACGAACCCACGGGGTACGAGGGTGAGTTCGGCTCGGTCCGGGCCAGTCATGCGCACCCGAAGCCGGTCCGGAAACCGCGCGGCCCGGTGTCCGGCCCGCGCACCCTGATCGGCGGCGCGGCCGGCCCCAAGCTGTTCGCCCACATCGCGGAGTACGCGGACGGCTGGCTGCCGATCGGCGGCCGGGGGCTCACGGAGTCGGTGCCCGTGCTGCGCGCGGCCTGGGGATCGGCGGGCCGCGACCCGGAGCAGCTCCAGGTGGTGCCGTACGCGGTGCTGCCTAGCGCGGGGAAGCTGGCGCACTACGCGGAGCTGGGCATCGAGGAGGTCGTGCTGCAGTTGCCTCCGGCAGACGAGTCGGAGGTGCTGCGCACGCTGGACGGCTACGCGCAGTATCTGTGA
- a CDS encoding SRPBCC domain-containing protein, with protein sequence MSEQRIERETLIAAPLVRVWSLVTEPGFWVADPASVHGTVAREGESVLAKNAEYGDFPVRVEKVEPPTYVAYRWASAFPGEELRADNSTLVEFTLTPEGDKTRLRVVESGFEALAGSEELRTQAVKDNSGGWPQVFDAFKTRAEQSSV encoded by the coding sequence ATGAGCGAACAACGGATCGAGCGCGAAACCCTGATCGCGGCACCCCTGGTGCGGGTCTGGTCGCTGGTGACCGAACCCGGGTTCTGGGTGGCGGACCCGGCGAGCGTCCACGGCACCGTGGCCAGAGAAGGCGAGTCGGTGCTGGCGAAGAACGCCGAGTACGGCGACTTCCCGGTGCGCGTGGAGAAGGTCGAGCCGCCGACGTACGTGGCGTACCGCTGGGCCAGCGCGTTCCCCGGGGAAGAGCTGCGCGCGGACAACAGCACCCTCGTGGAGTTCACGTTGACCCCGGAAGGCGACAAGACCAGGCTTCGCGTCGTCGAGAGCGGTTTCGAGGCGCTGGCCGGGTCCGAGGAGCTGCGCACCCAGGCGGTGAAGGACAACAGCGGCGGCTGGCCACAGGTGTTCGACGCGTTCAAGACGCGTGCCGAACAGTCGTCCGTGTGA
- a CDS encoding ArsR/SmtB family transcription factor, with protein MTDERRGPGEAVDSVLGALADPMRRRLLDLLAAQGEVSATTLAERVPVSRQAVVKHLAVLDAAGLVSGRRVGREVRYAVRPAALDATARWMAALAADWDRRLAHIKRVAEAAERDSR; from the coding sequence GTGACGGACGAACGCCGCGGCCCTGGAGAAGCGGTCGACAGCGTTCTCGGCGCGCTGGCCGACCCGATGCGACGCCGGCTGCTCGATCTGCTCGCCGCGCAGGGCGAGGTCAGTGCGACGACGCTCGCCGAACGAGTGCCCGTCTCGCGGCAGGCGGTGGTCAAGCACCTCGCCGTCCTGGACGCCGCCGGACTGGTTTCCGGCAGACGGGTCGGGCGCGAGGTGCGGTACGCGGTGCGGCCCGCGGCGCTGGACGCGACGGCGCGGTGGATGGCCGCGCTCGCGGCCGACTGGGATCGGCGCTTGGCGCACATCAAGCGCGTCGCTGAGGCGGCGGAGCGGGATTCGCGCTAG